Proteins from one Rosa chinensis cultivar Old Blush chromosome 7, RchiOBHm-V2, whole genome shotgun sequence genomic window:
- the LOC112178900 gene encoding EEF1A lysine methyltransferase 3 isoform X2: MASEVVEEEKERLVIMGSYGGMVRQLRAPKGEEDEDEEEEEDSCGATAAEEEIMLLWGIQQPTLSKPNAFVAQSSLQLKLDSCGQSLSIFQSPSSLSTPGVTGAVMWDSGVVLGKFLEHAVDSELLLLQGKKVVELGSGCGLVGCIAALLGSQAVLTDLPDRLRLLKKNIDANLRHGDVRGSAKVMELQWGDDPDLELIEPPPDFVLGSDVIYSEGAVLDLLSTLRQLCGSETTVFLAGELRNECAMEDFIIGRLEQSQWHPDFCSSRVVLYVLVKK; encoded by the exons ATGGCCAGTGAAGTAgtagaagaagagaaggaaagaTTGGTAATAATGGGATCGTATGGAGGAATGGTTAGGCAGCTCAGGGCcccaaaaggagaagaagatgaagatgaagaagaagaagaagactcatGTGGTGCTACGGCAGCTGAAGAGGAGATAATGTTGCTGTGGGGAATCCAACAGCCAACTCTCTCCAAACCAAACGCATTCGTCGCCCAATCCTCTCTTCAACTCAAACTCGATTCCTGTGGCCAATCTCTCTCTATTTTCCAGTCCCCTTCCTCCCTg AGCACTCCTGGGGTTACTGGTGCCGTCATGTGGGACAGTGGAGTTGTATTGGGGAAGTTCTTAGAGCATGCTGTGGACTCAGAGTTGTTGCTGCTTCAAGGCAAGAAAGTTGTTGAATTGGGCTCCGGCTGTGGTTTAGTCGG CTGCATTGCAGCTCTTTTAGGTAGTCAAGCTGTCCTCACTGATCTTCCTGATAGATTGAGGCTACTAAAAAAGAACATTGATGCCAATCTGAGACATGGGGATGTGCGAGGTTCAGCAAAAGTGATGGAATTACAGTGGGGAGATGATCCTGACCTGGAACTGATAGAACCTCCACCTGATTTCG TTCTAGGATCTGATGTAATCTATAGTGAGGGAGCAGTATTGGATCTGCTGTCTACCTTGCGGCAACTCTGTGGGTCTGAAACAACAGTCTTCTTGGCTGGAGAACTTCGAAATG AGTGCGCAATGGAGGATTTCATAATTGGGCGTTTGGAGCAGAGTCAGTGGCATCCGGACTTTTGTAGCAGTCGTGTTGTTTTGTATGTTTTGGTCAAGAAATGA
- the LOC112178900 gene encoding EEF1A lysine methyltransferase 3 isoform X1: MASEVVEEEKERLVIMGSYGGMVRQLRAPKGEEDEDEEEEEDSCGATAAEEEIMLLWGIQQPTLSKPNAFVAQSSLQLKLDSCGQSLSIFQSPSSLSTPGVTGAVMWDSGVVLGKFLEHAVDSELLLLQGKKVVELGSGCGLVGCIAALLGSQAVLTDLPDRLRLLKKNIDANLRHGDVRGSAKVMELQWGDDPDLELIEPPPDFVLGSDVIYSEGAVLDLLSTLRQLCGSETTVFLAGELRNDAVLEYFLECAMEDFIIGRLEQSQWHPDFCSSRVVLYVLVKK; encoded by the exons ATGGCCAGTGAAGTAgtagaagaagagaaggaaagaTTGGTAATAATGGGATCGTATGGAGGAATGGTTAGGCAGCTCAGGGCcccaaaaggagaagaagatgaagatgaagaagaagaagaagactcatGTGGTGCTACGGCAGCTGAAGAGGAGATAATGTTGCTGTGGGGAATCCAACAGCCAACTCTCTCCAAACCAAACGCATTCGTCGCCCAATCCTCTCTTCAACTCAAACTCGATTCCTGTGGCCAATCTCTCTCTATTTTCCAGTCCCCTTCCTCCCTg AGCACTCCTGGGGTTACTGGTGCCGTCATGTGGGACAGTGGAGTTGTATTGGGGAAGTTCTTAGAGCATGCTGTGGACTCAGAGTTGTTGCTGCTTCAAGGCAAGAAAGTTGTTGAATTGGGCTCCGGCTGTGGTTTAGTCGG CTGCATTGCAGCTCTTTTAGGTAGTCAAGCTGTCCTCACTGATCTTCCTGATAGATTGAGGCTACTAAAAAAGAACATTGATGCCAATCTGAGACATGGGGATGTGCGAGGTTCAGCAAAAGTGATGGAATTACAGTGGGGAGATGATCCTGACCTGGAACTGATAGAACCTCCACCTGATTTCG TTCTAGGATCTGATGTAATCTATAGTGAGGGAGCAGTATTGGATCTGCTGTCTACCTTGCGGCAACTCTGTGGGTCTGAAACAACAGTCTTCTTGGCTGGAGAACTTCGAAATG ATGCTGTCCTTGAATATTTCTTAGAGTGCGCAATGGAGGATTTCATAATTGGGCGTTTGGAGCAGAGTCAGTGGCATCCGGACTTTTGTAGCAGTCGTGTTGTTTTGTATGTTTTGGTCAAGAAATGA